Proteins from one Coffea arabica cultivar ET-39 chromosome 8c, Coffea Arabica ET-39 HiFi, whole genome shotgun sequence genomic window:
- the LOC140013793 gene encoding uncharacterized protein, whose protein sequence is MEFMSFMEDAGVFDVGFSGASFTWSNNRRGRARVSKRLDRFLINGACLDISNVISVLHLPRHPSDHAPLKISFSDRSDHTPCPFRFLNVWTTKPELLEVIRHAWNQDVGGSPLRVLCSKLLATRRAIQSWNKQYFGNVFDAVRSAELEVQRAEEAMDQYVSEECQIQLSKAQAELRHALSIEEQFWSQKARVKWLKHGDRNSRYFHAVVRQRRAHGMIHRIKKSTGVWVDTNDDIASEAISYFSDLFTCSPESSSDMRHLIPTIISEEDNEKLEEVPSIEEVYRVVSSMDGDSAAGPDGFTGKFFTFAWEVIAQDVYNAILSFFCGAELPRFITSTSIVLIPKMPNPQDFSQYRPISLCNFFNKLLSRILADRVAYVLPKIISPQQTGFVQGRNITQNFLLAQEMVSGIGKKNRGGNVVMKLDMSKAYDRVAWYHIIGVLRRFGFGEIFIDLVWRLISNVWLSVIINGGSHGFFKSTRGLRQGDPLSPALFIIGAEVLSRGLNNLAMQSGFVGYKVPYGCPAITHLAFADDVLIFANGSSNSLKVIMQVLEAYQRCSGQLINVLKSCYLVHPSLSPARRRVIERTTKFTWQSFPIPYLGFPLYFGRCKSSYFGEACQSILGRIISWKSRMLSFGGKIVLIKHVLASMPVHLMSAAIIPSKVFRTIEKAFSTFIWGSSPEDSKFHWIRWSHMCYPVNEGGVGFRKLQDIYTAFSFKLWWNFRKGLSLWAVFMKAKYCRHLHPCQVEIKAMDSALWRRMVNVSRQVELSILWIAKDGACNFWYDNWLGGGALFHRATVVPNLSFGNFIINGHWDVNLLYQTLPIEMVPSILNHPIPEEGGESEVIWMPTTSGNFSIASAFQDIRQARNKSMVFDTIWHPQLPFKISFFMLRLMLGRLPVPDKLCKLGFHLPSKCFCCSSASEESIEHLFSNGQVASTVWNYFGASCGLSSPGSSLRPRIVGWWLSSHDSEIQRFIGHTLPSVVCWQIWKARNKAMFEDVQMRPLAICHAIFLEIQTMVGIQFKQVFRAQSFHHLYDWSYSSHTGVIYKLVRWETKNSDRFILNTDGCSKGNPGVSGGGGVLRNSNGIPLIGFSTYLGETTSLCAEARALLIGLQTCVHRGIDNLYVQSDSLILVAILQNRIQCPWKIRREIRQIWQFVKDPDRFSHCYREANKVADALSNVGVLHPEHQIKLYEAFSSFPTMARGALRLDRLGMPSIRKSRRMKG, encoded by the coding sequence ATGGAATTCATGTCTTTTATGGAAGATGCCGGAGTCTTTGACGTAGGATTTTCTGGAGCTAGTTTCACGTGGTCTAATAATAGGAGAGGAAGAGCTCGGGTTTCAAAGAGGTTGGATAGGTTTTTAATCAATGGGGCTTGTTTGGATATCTCAAACGTAATTTCTGTGCTTCACCTACCTAGACACCCTTCAGACCATGCAccgttgaaaatttcattttctgacCGATCAGATCATACCCCATGCCCTTTCAGATTTTTGAACGTCTGGACAACCAAACCCGAACTCTTGGAGGTAATTCGCCATGCTTGGAACCAAGATGTGGGTGGTTCTCCACTGCGTGTTCTGTGCTCTAAATTATTGGCAACGAGGAgggcaattcaatcttggaacaAACAATACTTTGGGAATGTATTTGATGCTGTTCGTTCTGCGGAATTGGAGGTCCAACGCGCAGAGGAAGCTATGGATCAATATGTATCGGAGGAATGCCAAATTCAGCTTAGCAAGGCTCAGGCAGAGTTGCGGCATGCATTGTCAATTGAAGAGCAATTTTGGAGCCAAAAGGCCAGAGTCAAATGGCTTAAACACGGAGATCGTAATTCAAGGTATTTTCATGCGGTGGTAAGACAGAGACGTGCTCACGGAATGATACACCGCATCAAAAAGTCAACCGGTGTTTGGGTGGACACAAATGATGATATAGCATCTGAGGCAATATCATATTTCTCTGACCTATTCACGTGCTCTCCGGAGTCTTCCTCTGATATGCGGCACCTAATCCCAACCATAATTTCAGAAGAGGACAATGAAAAATTGGAAGAAGTTCCTTCGATTGAAGAAGTCTATCGAGTCGTTAGCTCAATGGATGGCGACAGTGCTGCTGGCCCAGATGGTTTCACTGGCAAATTTTTTACATTTGCCTGGGAAGTTATCGCCCAAGATGTTTATAATGCAATACTCAGTTTTTTCTGTGGGGCAGAGTTGCCTCGATTCATCACATCTACTTCCATTGTGTTAATTCCGAAGATGCCAAATCCTCAGGATTTTTCTCAATATAGGCCCATCAGTTTGTGCAACTTCTTCAACAAATTATTATCCAGGATCTTAGCTGATAGAGTTGCTTATGTTTTGCCCAAAATTATTTCACCCCAGCAGACAGGCTTTGTGCAGGGGCGTAATATAACACAAAACTTTCTGCTAGCTCAGGAGATGGTTTCGGGTATTGGGAAAAAGAATAGAGGAGGCAATGTGGTAATGAAGCTTGACATGTCTAAGGCATATGATCGGGTGGCATGGTATCATATTATTGGTGTTCTCAGGAGGTTTGGCTTCGGAGAAATATTTATTGATCTAGTATGGAGATTGATCTCTAACGTCTGGTTGTCGGTCATTATAAATGGGGGATCTCATGGTTTCTTTAAATCTACAAGAGGACTCCGTCAGGGTGATCCTTTATCGCCTGCATTATTCATTATAGGGGCTGAGGTATTATCTAGAGGATTGAATAATCTCGCCATGCAATCGGGTTTTGTGGGATACAAAGTTCCGTATGGATGTCCTGCTATAACTCATTTGGCGTTTGCGGATGACGTTCTCATATTTGCAAACGGATCTTCTAATTCTCTGAAGGTTATCATGCAGGTGCTAGAGGCGTATCAAAGGTGTTCGGGACAGCTAATAAATGTGCTAAAAAGTTGCTACCTAGTTCATCCTTCCTTATCACCGGCAAGACGAAGGgtgattgaacgcaccactaaGTTTACCTGGCAATCATTTCCAATTCCATATTTGGGATTTCCGCTTTATTTTGGGAGATGCAAATCATCATATTTTGGAGAAGCGTGTCAGTCTATTCTAGGGAGAATTATATCCTGGAAATCAAGGATGCTTTCATTTGGAGGGAAAATAGTTCTAATCAAACATGTCTTGGCATCGATGCCAGTACATCTGATGTCGGCTGCGATTATCCCAAGTAAGGTATTTAGAACTATAGAAAAGGCTTTCTCGACCTTCATATGGGGTTCATCACCCGAGGATTCAAAATTTCACTGGATACGTTGGTCCCATATGTGTTATCCGGTAAATGAGGGAGGGGTTGGATTTCGGAAGCTACAAGATATCTATACAGCCTTCTCATTCAAACTTTGGTGGAATTTTAGAAAAGGTTTGTCTTTATGGGCTGTATTCATGAAAGCAAAATACTGTAGACATCTCCATCCTTGTCAGGTAGAAATCAAGGCAATGGACTCCGCACTCTGGCGAAGGATGGTCAATGTGAGTCGACAAGTGGAACTCTCAATACTATGGATTGCCAAAGACGGGGCTTGTAATTTTTGGTACGATAACTGGTTGGGAGGTGGTGCTTTGTTCCACAGAGCGACCGTTGTCCCTAATTTGTCTTTTggtaatttcatcatcaatggTCACTGGGATGTGAATTTGTTATATCAGACACTGCCGATAGAAATGGTGCCCTCTATTTTAAATCACCCAATTCCAGAAGAAGGAGGTGAATCTGAAGTCATTTGGATGCCCACAAcatctggaaatttctctatAGCTTCGGCATTTCAGGATATTAGGCAAGCCCGTAACAAGTCTATGGTATTTGATACAATTTGGCATCCTCAGCTCcctttcaaaatttcattcttCATGTTACGATTGATGCTGGGGAGACTGCCAGTTCCAGATAAGTTATGCAAACTTGGTTTCCATTTACCCTCAAAGTGTTTTTGCTGCTCTTCGGCATCTGAGGAATCAATCGAACATTTGTTTTCTAATGGCCAAGTAGCGTCGacagtttggaattattttggagCCTCTTGTGGTTTGTCTTCTCCAGGGTCATCTTTGAGGCCCCGTATAGTTGGTTGGTGGCTCAGCTCACACGACTCTGAGATACAACGATTCATTGGACACACTCTACCCAGTGTTGTTTGTTggcaaatttggaaagcaagaaataaagcaatgttTGAGGATGTCCAGATGAGGCCGCTTGCCATTTGTCATGCCATTTTCTTGGAGATCCAGACCATGGTGGGTATTCAGTTCAAACAAGTGTTCAGAGCCCAGTCATTTCATCATTTGTATGATTGGTCGTATTCTTCTCATACTGGGGTTATTTACAAACTTGTTCGTTGGGAAACAAAGAACTCTGATCGGTTCATATTAAATACGGATGGATGTTCCAAGGGTAATCCAGGAGTGAGTGGAGGCGGTGGGGTTCTTCGGAATTCAAATGGCATACCTTTGATTGGCTTTTCGACATATCTTGGGGAAACTACAAGTCTATGTGCAGAGGCTCGTGCCCTCCTTATTGGGCTTCAAACTTGTGTACATAGGGGTATTGATAATCTCTATGTTCAATCCGATTCTTTGATATTAGTTGCAATTCTTCAGAATCGCATTCAGTGCCCCTGGAAGATTCGCCGAGAGATTAGGCAAATTTGGCAGTTTGTGAAAGACCCTGATCGGTTTTCACATTGTTACAGGGAAGCGAACAAAGTTGCAGATGCGCTGTCCAACGTGGGAGTATTGCATCCAGAGCATCAAATCAAGCTTTACGAGGCCTTTAGTTCATTCCCAACTATGGCACGTGGGGCACTTCGCCTTGATAGATTAGGAATGCCTTCAATTCGGAAAAGTAGGCGTATGAAGGGCTGA
- the LOC113705291 gene encoding cytosolic sulfotransferase 14-like yields the protein MLATMPKSGTTWLKALTFSIVNRNNHSVDESPLLFSNPHYLVPFLEIYLYKDGNIPDIDSMPCPRILATHLPYQFLPSSILDCSNCRIIYLCRNPLDVFTSVLQFLLQNGRISSPSMSIDVPFEQFCQGIHPYGPFWDHCLGYWDASLKNPQKVLFLKYEDLKKDINSSVKKIADFLGYPFSAEEEEAGLVEEIAMLCSFENLKNLDCNKEGEIKAAFRAKHSSFFRKAEVGDWVNVLTPSMANRLEKLFQEKLGESGLTLEFNSK from the coding sequence ATGTTGGCCACCATGCCGAAATCAGGAACCACATGGCTTAAAGCCCTCACCTTCAGTATTGTTAACCGCAACAATCATTCAGTCGATGAGAGCCCTTTGCTCTTCTCCAACCCTCATTATCTCGTCCCTTTTCTCGAGATATATCTGTACAAGGATGGTAATATTCCCGATATAGACTCTATGCCTTGCCCACGAATCCTCGCTACTCACCTCCCTTATCAATTCCTTCCTAGCAGCATCTTGGATTGCTCCAATTGTCGAATCATCTACCTGTGCCGAAACCCTTTGGATGTGTTCACTTCAGTGTTGCAATTCTTACTGCAAAATGGTCGTATTTCAAGCCCATCGATGTCTATTGATGTACCTTTTGAACAGTTTTGTCAGGGCATACACCCGTATGGTCCATTCTGGGACCATTGTTTAGGATATTGGGATGCAAGCTTGAAAAACCCTCAAAAAGTGTTGTTTTTGAAGTATGAGGATCTAAAAAAGGATATCAATAGCTCCGTGAAGAAGATAGCTGACTTTTTAGGATATCCATTTTCAGCTGAGGAAGAGGAAGCCGGTTTGGTTGAAGAGATAGCAATGCTCTGCAGCTTCGAAAATCTTAAGAATTTGGACTGTAACAAGGAGGGGGAGATAAAAGCCGCTTTTAGAGCCAAGCATAGTTCCTTTTTCAGGAAGGCAGAAGTTGGTGACTGGGTAAATGTACTAACTCCTTCCATGGCCAACCGACTTGAAAAATTGTTTCAAGAAAAGCTTGGGGAATCCGGGTTGACGCTGGAATTCAACAGCAAATAG
- the LOC140013794 gene encoding cytosolic sulfotransferase 8-like: MSSSTEVEQKDDHFEEFFQRLQPKKPIEGGLLANYQGVWFDADLLQATLTFQKNFKANESDIILATMPKSGTTWLKALTISIVNRNNHSVDESPLLFSNPHYLVPFLEMYL; encoded by the coding sequence ATGTCATCTTCAACTGAAGTGGAGCAAAAAGATGAtcactttgaagagtttttccaAAGGTTGCAACCAAAGAAGCCGATAGAAGGGGGCTTGCTGGCTAATTACCAAGGGGTTTGGTTTGATGCAGATTTACTTCAAGCTACATTAACCTTTCAAAAGAATTTCAAAGCCAATGAGTCTGACATTATTTTGGCCACCATGCCGAAATCAGGCACCACATGGCTTAAAGCCCTCACCATCAGTATTGTTAACCGCAACAATCATTCAGTTGATGAGAGCCCTTTGCTCTTCTCCAACCCTCATTATCTGGTTCCTTTTCTCGAGATGTATCTGTAG